GCCGACGAAAACAAGCGTCGGACCGAGGTAAATCGTCAGGTATTCCAGCCCGTTGCGAGCAGCAGATCCCACGGCACCGTAGAATGTCCAGCTTGTGCAATAGACCGAGATTGCGAGGGTGTAGACAAACGGCGAGCGGAGGAACGACCCAGCGTTTTTCCGCGCTCGGCGATCGCCGACATAGGCGATGAGGAACAGCAGGCCGACATAGCCGATCGCCGTGGCGATGACGAAATCGGACGAGAGTGTCATCCGATATCCTCGGTCTTGTGGTCGCCTTCGTGCGGCAGGCGATAGGCGAAGACAGCGGTGCCTACGACCAGCACGAACCAGACGGTGAAAAGGTAGATCACCTCGAGCGGGATGCCGAAAAAGCGCTCGTGGAGATTGAACAACAGCACTAGAGGCGGCAGGAGCAGCAGCGTCCCGAAGATCAGGAAGAACAGCGACGCACCGGGAAGCTTGCGCCTGTCCATGCTATTGCGCCAGTTCTTCACCCAAGAGCCGACGGACTTCGTTGACGACGTCCACGTTGGCATAGGGCTTGGTGATGAAGCTGTCGGCGCCGAGCTCCTCGGCCGTGCGGCGATCCTGCGCCTGGCCCTTCGCCGTCAGCACCAGCACGGGCAGTTCGCGGGTCGCGCTATCGGAGCGTATCTGCTTGAGTACTTCGAAGCCGGACCGCTTTGGCAACATCACGTCGAGCACAACGATACGCGGCTGCAGCCGGCGCACGGCCGACAGCGCGGCCTCGCCATCCGTCACGCTTTGAATCGACCAACCGGCGCGGCGGAGTATGAAGTCGAGCGATTCCAATATGCTCGGCTCATCCTCCGCGATGAGAACATCTACGGTCAAATTTCCCCCCTCGCATCCGCCTCCCTGCAGATGCGCTGCTAGAAAACCGCAATCAGTCGATCCGGTCAAATGCTCTTGGAACGAGAGGCGCACGAACGGCGTCCTGCCCACCACCTGGTGCCAATGCTTCTTCCTGTCGGTCGGGGCACTCGCGCCTCGTGCAGAGCCGGCACGCCGGACCGACGGGGACGTCGGCCGACGAGTCGGTCAGGTCAAGGCCGGTGCCGTAGACCGTCTGGTCTGCGTGCAGCACGTCGCAGGCCAGCATGACCGACGTGTGGATCG
The sequence above is a segment of the Paradevosia shaoguanensis genome. Coding sequences within it:
- a CDS encoding response regulator transcription factor — protein: MTVDVLIAEDEPSILESLDFILRRAGWSIQSVTDGEAALSAVRRLQPRIVVLDVMLPKRSGFEVLKQIRSDSATRELPVLVLTAKGQAQDRRTAEELGADSFITKPYANVDVVNEVRRLLGEELAQ